One Gemmatimonadota bacterium DNA window includes the following coding sequences:
- a CDS encoding class I SAM-dependent methyltransferase — MANNRQYRSKTLFVGTRGVKEYRASIPHWVNGTDIVLEIGCEWGTTTTIIAEHAAAVIGTDVSPVVIERARERHPHIRFETLDAFDVRAALELNENFTKIYIDMSGISGYRSLLDLIALLNSYAAVLRPEAIVVKSGALKHFASRCIPFGDDGAWRERGHDNP; from the coding sequence CGAACAACAGGCAGTACCGATCCAAAACGCTGTTCGTGGGTACCCGCGGCGTCAAGGAGTACCGGGCCAGCATACCCCACTGGGTGAACGGTACCGATATCGTCCTTGAAATCGGCTGTGAATGGGGCACGACCACCACGATCATCGCCGAACACGCCGCGGCCGTCATCGGCACGGACGTCAGCCCGGTGGTCATCGAACGGGCCCGGGAACGCCACCCCCACATCCGGTTTGAAACGCTGGACGCCTTCGACGTGCGGGCCGCGCTCGAATTGAACGAGAACTTCACCAAGATCTATATCGACATGTCGGGGATATCCGGATACCGGTCGCTGCTGGACCTGATCGCCCTGCTGAACAGCTACGCCGCCGTATTGAGACCGGAAGCGATCGTGGTCAAAAGCGGCGCCCTGAAGCACTTCGCCTCCCGTTGCATTCCCTTCGGAGATGATGGAGCCTGGCGTGAGCGAGGACATGACAACCCGTGA